CGCGGCGGCGCCCTCCCCGACCGGCTCCGCTTCGAGGGGACCGGCTTCGAGGAGGAGTACTGCGACCACCGACGCAAGGTCATCGACCACGTTGCCGCGGCGCTGCCGGCCGCGGCCTGAGAGGGGAAGACCGATGTTCCTCCTCCCCGTCATCGACGAGGACGAAACCGAGAACCGCTTCTGGAACGCCTCCCTCGACGGCCGTGCCATCCACTCCTTCCTGCTGTGGGTCGAACCGCACAGCAACGCCTGGGCCCGCCGCGCGGACACCCCGGGCGGTGGGGCGGCGGGCGTTCCCGACGGGGGCACGCCCGACGCCCTCGGCCGCGCCCTCGTCGGGATGGCCGGCGACCCGGCCGTCGGACTCGCCCCCGAATCGGCGTCCGCCGCACTGCTGCCGTTGGACGACGGTCCCCGGGTCGCCGTCCTCGACTGCGCGGCCGAGGACGGCGTCCTGCGGCTCCGGCCGTCCGGACCCGACGGCCGCGAGGCGGTCACCGACGCCGCACGGGTGCTGCGCGGCGTCGGCCTCCGCTACGTCATCGACCTCGCCGTCGGGGCGATCGTGCTCGGTGACGTGTCCGGGACGGCAGCACTCGCCGGCGTGTGCGACGTGGCCCGGCTGAGCGTGCCGGAGCCGGATGCGGACCCGGTGGCGCTCGCCGAGGAGCTGCTGCGCGAGGGCGCCCGGTCCTGGATGGCCCAGTGGCTGCGCACCGAGGAGACCGTGGGCGTCCGCTCCGCCCCGCTGCCCGGGACCGACCGGGACTGGCTCTCCGGCATCCTGGCCGACTGCTTCGCCTTCCAGCTCCACGACCGGCTCGCGGCCCGGCGGCCGCAGGGCACGGCCGCGCACTCCGCCCGGCGCGGCCAGGAGATCTACGACCGGCTCCGCGCCGTACGGGACGAACTGCCCGGCCGCGTCGGCGCGACGGTCGGCATGGGCATCGTCGCCGAACTCGTCGCGACCTCCTACCCCTGCTGGAACCGGCGGCAGTTCGCCGTGAAGTCCCCCTTCGACTACATCCGTGAGATCAGGCCGTTGACGGACGCCGAGAAGACGGAGCACCTGACGCGGTGGGCCACCCCCCTCGCCGTACGCTGACCGCCCCGCTTCGGAAAGACTGGGAAACCATCATGATCGATACCGACACGCCCACCGGAGTGCTGCAGGCCGACATCACCGCGCGGCTGGTGGCGCACCGCTCCGGACGCGCGCGCACGCTCCTCACCACGCTGCGGAGCCTCGCGCCGGCCGCGGACCTCGGCGGCGTGGACGGCACCGTGGACGCCTTCGACAACGCCGTCCTGCACCACGCCTTCCAGCAGGCGCGGATCGCCGCGCGCACCCGTGACGCGGGCCGGGCCCGGCTGGCGGTGCAGCTGTGGCAGAACCGGGCGGCTCTGCGCGCCCGGGCCGTACCCACCGCGGTCGGGCCGGTCATGGTGGTGCGGGCCGCGGACTGCGACGCCGTGGACGACGACCGTCTGGGCAGCCAGATGTACCTGCTGGGCACGCCGGCCGATGAGGACGCGGCGCGAAGGGAGCGGATCGCACGGACCCTGAACGAGGCCGTGGACGCCGCGCTCGCGGTCGGCAGCGAGGTGCTGCGCTCCTCCACCGCCGTCGTGATCTGGACCGAGGCCGTACCGCTCGGCGCGACCTGCCGCAGCTACACGTTCGACTTCCTGCCCGGCACCGTCGTCCTGAACTGGACCGAGGAGCCGTTGCGCCTGGGCGAGACCCTCGTGCACGAGGCGACGCACTCCTGGCTGAACGAGTCCCTGCAGTCGGAGGGCGTCGTCTTCGAGGAGGGCGGCCCCCGCTTCCACTCACCGTGGAAGAACGAGGACCGTCCGGTGTTCGGCATCGTGCACGCGGCTCTCGCCTTCGCGAACGTCATCCACTACCTCGCGCGCATCCAGCCGGCACCCGACGACACCTCCCACCTCGCCGCCGTCCTGCGCCGGCGTCTGGAGGTGGAGCTCGAGTCCCTGGAGACCGGCCGCGCCTCGGCCCTGGAGTGCTTCGGCCACGTGCGCAGCGACCGTCTCCGCGCCTACCTGCGGGCCGCCGTCGCCGACGCGCGGCGCGCCGTCTGAGCGGCGGCCGCGGTGCCTGGCCCGCCCTACCGTCACTCGGGTGCCGTTCCCGATCTCAGCGCCGGCGAACTGCGCGAGCCCGTGCGGGCGCTGCTCGCCGATCCCGCGGCCGTCGTGCGGGACTTCCGTTGCGAACCGATCCGCTACGACAGCTGGAGCAGGGCGAGCGAGGGGCTGTACGTGGTGCGCGGCACCGCCTCGTCCGGAGGCCGCGCGGCCGTGTGGGAACTCGTGCTCAAGCAGGTCGGGTACCACCCCTGGACGCCCGGCCGGGAGGATCTGGCACGTCAGATCGATGACGGGGGAGACGGCCCGGCGGACTGGTCCTACTGGCGTCGCGAGGCCCTGGCCCTGGCCTCGCCGCTGCTGGGTGCCGCCGGCGGCCGTTTCGCCGCCGTGCGGTGCCTGGGGACCGTCCCCCTGCCTGGGGACCGGCTCCGCCTGTGGCTGGAGCGCGTCGGAGGAACGCCCGGTGAGGCGTGGACGGCCGGCGACCTGCTCGACACGGCCGAGTGCCTCGGCGGGTTCCACGCCCGCTCACTGCGGTCACGACCCGCGCACCGGCCGTGGTGGTGCCGGCCGTTCGTGGAACAGGCCGCTCTGCAGGGGCGGTTCGCCCTGATCGAGCGGGTCGCGGAGGCATCCAGGAGCGTCGATCCCGCGGTGCGCCGGCTCTTCCCGCCGACGACCGTCGCGGCGCTGCGGGAGCTGTCACGCCGTCACGACGGGGCCGTACGGACCCTGCGGTCGCTGCCGGCGGGCCTGGTGCACCGGGACCTGACGCCCCGGAACCTGTTCCGGAGCGGGATGCGCACGACGGCGATCGACTGGGGGCAGGTGGGCCTGGGACCGGCCGGTGAAGACCTGGCCACCCTCGTGCTGTCGTCGGCGGTCGCCGCGGACCTGGGGCCCGAGGACACGTCCGCCCTGGCTGCCGCGGCCACCGCCCGCCACCGCGCGGGGATGGCGGCGGAGGGCGCGCCGTGCGATCCGCAGGCCGTCACCCTCGCCTTCCGTCTCGTGGCGGCCTACCACTTCGGGCTCCCCCTGGTCCGGGTCGCCGATCGGCTGCTCGCCCGGGACCGGACGTCCCGGAACGAGGCGGCCGACGCCCCGGACACTCGGCGGCGCGTGGCCGTCATGACGGCCCTGCTGGAGGACGCCCAGCCGGATCTGCGGGCCGCGAAAGGGAGGTGAAGGTGCCGCAGGATCAGGCGGTGTGCGTCGGACGCATCCCCGTCATGGACAGGCCGCCGCGCTCCACCCGTAGCCGGTACCAGCCGCCGCGTCCCACGACCTCGGGCAGCTCGCAGCCGTGGGCCGCCGCCATGTGCACCAGGACGGCGGGGATGGCGTCACCGTGGGAGCAGGCGACCACGTGACCGCCCCGGTGGCGGGCCGCGATCTCCACCAGGGCACCGGTGACGCGGCCGGCCGCCCAGGCGCCGCCGAGCGACGGGCCGATCGGTTCGAAGACCCCCCGGGTCCATGCGGCGGGCTCGGCGAACCCCCGGGCCTCGCGCAGGCGCTGCTCCTCCAGCACCGGTGTCCCGTTGACCGCCGCCAGCGGGGCGACGGACTGGCGGCAGCGCAGTGCGGGGCTGCTGTACACGGCGTCGACTCCGGCGCCGAACACCTCGCCCAGGACCGCGGCCTGGCGCGTCCCCCTCTCGCTGAGCGGACGCAGATCGTCGTCACCGCTCCACGTCTCGCGGGGTGAGGAGGCGCAATGGGGAACCAGGTCCAGCACGATGGTGCACGAATCAGTGAACATGGCGCGCATCATGCCCAAGCCGGTCGGGACTTTCCAGCAATCAGCGGTTATCCGCAAAACCGTTGACCACGGCGATCCGGTGCACCCAGCCTGAACGCAGGAAAGAGCGCGGGGCGGAAACGTTCCGCAAGCTACGGAGTCGGTATGGAATTGGTCGACGCAACCTCTCGGGGAATCGCCCGGGAATTCCTCGTGCACGGTGCCCCGTACCTGTGGCCGGGCCTGCCCGAGATCGCCGGTATGGCACCGGAGCGCATCGCGGCGCTGCCTGCCCTGCCCTACGGCGACCCGGTGTTCAGCGCCCGCCTGCTACGGGAGCAGACCGACACCACGACGACGGACTCCTCTCGTCCTCCCCTCGTCATCGAGCGTCAACTCGCTTGGCTGAAGGCGGCACTGCCGGACTGGCGGGCCGGCCGCGTACACCACCCGCTGTGCGGGCCGGGGCACTACACGGCCGCCCTGCGCCGCCACGGCATGACCTCCTACGTCGGCGTCGACATGAGCCCCGCCGTCGTGGCACACGCCCGGCGCAGTTTCGCCGGGCAGGACGACGTCGACTTCCTGCGGGGAGACGCGTCGGACACGGCCCTGCTGCCGGCGGGCCGCACCTGCGACACCCTGCTGCTCACCTATGACGCGGCCAATTTCTTCCCGCCGCGGGCACGGCAGTCCCTCCTCGGCCCACTCGTGCGGCAGCTGCGTCCGGGCGGCACCGCGGTCCTGGACCTGCGCCTCGCCGAGGACGGCACCGCCGGGTTCGACGAGGGGCGCCGAGTGCACCACCGGCCTCGCGGATCGGTCTTCCGGGACGGTCCCCACCTGCTGCTCAGCGAGGCGTTCGCGGCCGGCGGCGGCGCGCTGCTGGGGCACCGGATCATCGCGGTGGGCGACGGGCCCGACCCCGGACCGCCCGAGGTCTTCCACTCCGTGCTGCACGTGCCGACCGCCGAACAGCTCACCGCCCAGCTCGCCGCCGTGGGGCTCGACGTGTGCGTGCGGGGCAGGCCGTTCGCCGATTCGGCCGACCCGAACCTCGCCCGGCACCTCGTCGTGGCACGCAAACGGCGCACCACCCCCCGCTCCCCCGAACGGAGACAGCCATGAAGATCACGTTCCTGGGGCACGCCGGTGCGCTGGTGGAGGCCGACGGCGTGAAACTGGTCTGCGATCCGTGGTTCTCCACCGGCGGAGCCTTCCTGTCGGGCTGGCACCAGCTCCCCGACAACAGTCCGTACGCGCCGCTCACGCGCGGCGCGACCCACGTGTACGTCTCGCACGACCACCAGGACCACTTCGACGCCGAGGTGCTGAACGCGCTCGACCCGTCCGTCACCCTCTTGATGCCCGCCTACCCGCTGCCGAGCTGGAAGCGGCTCATCGGCGCGTTGCGCGGTCCGGCCCCGGTCCTGCTGGGAGACCGGGAGGTCTTCCGGGCC
This is a stretch of genomic DNA from Streptomyces sp. TG1A-8. It encodes these proteins:
- a CDS encoding phosphotransferase, whose product is MPGPPYRHSGAVPDLSAGELREPVRALLADPAAVVRDFRCEPIRYDSWSRASEGLYVVRGTASSGGRAAVWELVLKQVGYHPWTPGREDLARQIDDGGDGPADWSYWRREALALASPLLGAAGGRFAAVRCLGTVPLPGDRLRLWLERVGGTPGEAWTAGDLLDTAECLGGFHARSLRSRPAHRPWWCRPFVEQAALQGRFALIERVAEASRSVDPAVRRLFPPTTVAALRELSRRHDGAVRTLRSLPAGLVHRDLTPRNLFRSGMRTTAIDWGQVGLGPAGEDLATLVLSSAVAADLGPEDTSALAAAATARHRAGMAAEGAPCDPQAVTLAFRLVAAYHFGLPLVRVADRLLARDRTSRNEAADAPDTRRRVAVMTALLEDAQPDLRAAKGR
- a CDS encoding histidine phosphatase family protein, with translation MFTDSCTIVLDLVPHCASSPRETWSGDDDLRPLSERGTRQAAVLGEVFGAGVDAVYSSPALRCRQSVAPLAAVNGTPVLEEQRLREARGFAEPAAWTRGVFEPIGPSLGGAWAAGRVTGALVEIAARHRGGHVVACSHGDAIPAVLVHMAAAHGCELPEVVGRGGWYRLRVERGGLSMTGMRPTHTA
- a CDS encoding class I SAM-dependent methyltransferase — protein: MELVDATSRGIAREFLVHGAPYLWPGLPEIAGMAPERIAALPALPYGDPVFSARLLREQTDTTTTDSSRPPLVIERQLAWLKAALPDWRAGRVHHPLCGPGHYTAALRRHGMTSYVGVDMSPAVVAHARRSFAGQDDVDFLRGDASDTALLPAGRTCDTLLLTYDAANFFPPRARQSLLGPLVRQLRPGGTAVLDLRLAEDGTAGFDEGRRVHHRPRGSVFRDGPHLLLSEAFAAGGGALLGHRIIAVGDGPDPGPPEVFHSVLHVPTAEQLTAQLAAVGLDVCVRGRPFADSADPNLARHLVVARKRRTTPRSPERRQP
- a CDS encoding HEXXH motif-containing putative peptide modification protein, which produces MIDTDTPTGVLQADITARLVAHRSGRARTLLTTLRSLAPAADLGGVDGTVDAFDNAVLHHAFQQARIAARTRDAGRARLAVQLWQNRAALRARAVPTAVGPVMVVRAADCDAVDDDRLGSQMYLLGTPADEDAARRERIARTLNEAVDAALAVGSEVLRSSTAVVIWTEAVPLGATCRSYTFDFLPGTVVLNWTEEPLRLGETLVHEATHSWLNESLQSEGVVFEEGGPRFHSPWKNEDRPVFGIVHAALAFANVIHYLARIQPAPDDTSHLAAVLRRRLEVELESLETGRASALECFGHVRSDRLRAYLRAAVADARRAV